The Vidua chalybeata isolate OUT-0048 chromosome 6, bVidCha1 merged haplotype, whole genome shotgun sequence genome has a segment encoding these proteins:
- the LOC128789740 gene encoding heme-binding protein 2-like, with product METGGCRMGGAGPGGPAAITLEELDGLAEESPDSAYHSHGSSLEEEAAERMDDEEQERLLSYWQSVGRGHQVDVPRDMAEPIQQLTRNNNPQERQSIPFTLIQRKEKLGDLLYEKRQYGKAKWACIKMKEKQYEQSICLGFMKLMRYICEQNSSGLYLGITVPIVTIVHTNEAQSAMTQAVTVAYYLPEVLQDEPPHPFDSDIIIEEWPATIVYSRSFRGITNEDSIMREISLLAAILESPELCLRDTFIIAGYTNPAAANRHNEIWFLQRP from the exons ATGGAGACGGGCGGGTGCCGCATgggcggcgcggggcccggcggcccgGCCGCGATCACGCTGGAGGAGCTGGACGGGCTGGCCGAGGAGAGCCCCGACTCGGCGTACCACAGCCACggcagcagcctggaggaggaggcggcCGAGCGCATGGACGACGAGGAGCAGGAGCGGCTGCTGAGCTACTGGCAGAGCGTGGGCCGGGGGCACCAGGTGGACGTGCCCCGAG ACATGGCAGAGCCCATCCAGCAGCTGACCAGGAATAACAACccccaggagaggcagagcaTCCCCTTCACCCTGATCCAGCGCAAGGAGAAG CTGGGAGATCTGCTCTATGAGAAGAGGCAGTATGGGAAAGCCAAGTGGGCTTGTatcaaaatgaaagagaagcagTACGAGCAGAGCATCTGCCTTGGCTTCATGAAGCTCATGAGGTACATCTGTGAGCAGAACTCCTCAG GGCTGTACCTGGGGATCACCGTGCCCATCGTGACCATCGTGCACACCAACGAGGCGCAGTCGGCGATGACACAGGCGGTGACAGTGGCCTATTACCTGCCCGAGGTGCTGCAGGACGAGCCCCCGCACCCCTTCGACTCCGACATCATCATCGAGGAGTGGCCTGCCACCATTGTCTACAGCAG GAGCTTCCGAGGGATCACCAACGAAGACTCCATCATGAGAGAGATCAGCCTGCTGGCAGCCATCCTGGAGAGCCCCGAGCTGTGCCTGCGGGACACGTTCATCATCGCCGGCTACACCAACCCGGCGGCCGCCAACCGCCACAACGAGATCTGGTTCCTGCAGCGGCCCTGA